In Helicobacter ibis, a genomic segment contains:
- a CDS encoding class I SAM-dependent methyltransferase: MQQGDFTKVAKHYHNRPAYSEMLLKKLIACINDEQKPLNELQVVEVGAGTGKLTKMLDEMGLNVLAVEPNDNMREEGIKYTQNTNIKWQKGSGEETGVTSNYADWVIMASSFHWTDPKKSLPEFKRILKSSAGGGAYFTAIWNPRNIIEGSLFSDIEEEIKRIVPELNRVSSGSQNVKKWEDILVSTGDFKDCFFLESDYIETMDKARYLGAWHSVNDIQAQAGESRWQEILSMIEDKIKDMDIIQIPYKIRAWSVKVTK, translated from the coding sequence ATGCAACAAGGTGATTTTACAAAAGTAGCAAAGCACTACCATAATCGTCCAGCGTATAGTGAAATGCTACTTAAAAAGCTAATAGCTTGTATTAACGATGAACAAAAGCCATTAAATGAATTACAAGTAGTAGAGGTAGGAGCTGGAACTGGGAAACTTACTAAAATGCTTGATGAAATGGGCTTAAATGTCCTAGCAGTAGAGCCAAATGATAATATGAGAGAAGAGGGAATTAAATACACACAAAATACAAATATAAAATGGCAAAAGGGAAGCGGTGAAGAAACAGGAGTTACTTCAAATTATGCAGATTGGGTGATTATGGCTAGTTCATTTCACTGGACTGATCCTAAAAAATCGCTACCCGAGTTTAAGAGGATTCTAAAATCTTCTGCGGGGGGGGGGGCATATTTTACCGCTATTTGGAATCCCAGAAACATTATAGAAGGTTCTTTATTTTCTGATATTGAAGAAGAAATAAAGCGTATTGTTCCGGAATTAAATAGAGTAAGCAGTGGTAGCCAAAATGTCAAAAAATGGGAAGATATTTTAGTAAGCACTGGTGATTTTAAGGATTGTTTCTTTTTAGAGAGTGATTATATAGAAACTATGGATAAGGCTAGATATCTTGGTGCTTGGCATTCTGTAAATGATATACAAGCTCAAGCAGGAGAATCTAGATGGCAAGAAATCTTATCTATGATTGAAGATAAGATTAAAGATATGGATATTATACAAATCCCTTATAAGATTCGTGCATGGAGTGTGAAGGTAACCAAATAA
- a CDS encoding O-methyltransferase, with product MEFLDIVEKIEKRRDELKESDIVLDIVDYGAGKADEKRTKEQMKKGVELKVALSDFATIGVKKEKALQIYEIFQTLNPKTILELGTCCGFSSSYMAHFLPECKIYTIEGSESLAKVARENHKFFNLENIEVIEGRFDAILDGVLDRISPIDFAFIDGHHNKEATLEYFKTILPFMSGGGVMLFDDISWNDSMKEAWREILDSSVYESYTDYSWMGAIWL from the coding sequence ATGGAATTTTTAGACATTGTAGAAAAGATAGAAAAAAGGAGAGATGAGTTAAAAGAAAGCGATATTGTATTAGATATAGTTGATTATGGTGCTGGAAAGGCTGATGAAAAAAGAACAAAAGAACAAATGAAAAAGGGTGTAGAGTTAAAGGTGGCTTTAAGTGATTTTGCAACAATAGGGGTAAAAAAAGAAAAAGCACTACAAATCTATGAAATCTTCCAAACATTAAACCCAAAGACAATATTAGAGCTTGGCACTTGCTGTGGGTTTTCTAGCTCATATATGGCGCATTTTCTACCTGAATGTAAAATTTATACTATTGAAGGAAGTGAAAGCCTAGCCAAAGTAGCAAGAGAAAATCATAAATTTTTTAACTTAGAAAATATCGAAGTTATAGAAGGTAGGTTTGATGCTATCTTAGATGGTGTGCTAGATAGAATCTCTCCTATTGATTTTGCTTTTATCGATGGACATCATAATAAAGAGGCTACTTTGGAGTATTTTAAAACTATACTTCCTTTTATGAGTGGGGGAGGGGTAATGCTTTTTGATGATATTTCATGGAATGATTCTATGAAAGAGGCTTGGAGAGAGATTTTGGATTCTTCTGTGTATGAGAGCTATACTGATTATTCTTGGATGGGGGCTATATGGCTATAA
- a CDS encoding DegT/DnrJ/EryC1/StrS family aminotransferase gives MAIKFLDLHKQYLSIKDEIDGAICEVIESSSFVGGESVREFEREFAEYIGGGMHCLGVANGTDALEIAIEALNLPNDSEVLVPANTFAASAEAVVRNNLKVVFVDCASDYTIDIDDLRSKINKNTSAIVAVHLYGQSARINEILELAKSNNLKVIEDCAQAHGATFNGKRVGSFGDIATFSFYPGKNLGAYGDGGAIVSKDFALLEKCKAISTHGGLKKYEHIIAGRNSRLDSMQAAILRVKLRHLDKWIQRRNEVSKMYLEGLSGCVILPEVKESCMSVWHLFVIRIKNREALIKHLESKGIEIGLHYPNALPNTPAFSNKEYVIDSKTTNANMWQDEILSIPMGEHLIDEEVQFVIEAIKEFV, from the coding sequence ATGGCTATAAAATTTTTAGATTTACACAAACAATATTTAAGTATCAAAGATGAGATAGATGGGGCGATTTGTGAAGTGATTGAAAGTAGCTCTTTTGTTGGTGGAGAGAGTGTAAGGGAGTTTGAAAGAGAGTTTGCTGAGTATATTGGTGGAGGTATGCATTGTTTAGGTGTTGCAAATGGAACTGATGCATTAGAAATTGCCATTGAAGCACTAAATTTACCAAACGATTCTGAGGTATTAGTCCCTGCTAATACATTTGCAGCGAGTGCTGAAGCTGTGGTTAGGAATAATTTAAAAGTTGTCTTTGTTGATTGTGCTAGTGATTATACTATTGATATAGATGACTTAAGGAGTAAGATTAATAAAAATACTTCTGCTATTGTTGCGGTGCATCTTTATGGTCAGTCAGCTAGAATTAATGAGATATTAGAGTTAGCAAAGAGTAATAATTTAAAAGTTATTGAAGATTGTGCTCAAGCACATGGAGCTACATTTAATGGTAAGAGGGTTGGTAGTTTTGGTGATATTGCTACATTTAGTTTCTATCCGGGCAAGAATCTTGGTGCTTATGGAGATGGAGGAGCTATTGTTAGTAAAGATTTTGCACTATTGGAGAAATGTAAGGCCATTAGCACACATGGTGGATTAAAAAAGTATGAACATATAATTGCAGGGCGTAATTCTAGACTTGATAGTATGCAAGCAGCGATATTGAGGGTGAAATTAAGGCATTTAGATAAATGGATACAAAGGAGAAATGAAGTTTCTAAAATGTATTTAGAAGGTTTGAGTGGTTGTGTGATTTTACCGGAGGTTAAAGAATCTTGCATGAGTGTTTGGCATTTATTTGTAATTAGGATTAAAAATAGGGAAGCTCTAATCAAACATTTAGAATCTAAAGGTATAGAAATAGGGCTTCACTATCCTAATGCACTGCCTAATACACCTGCATTCAGTAATAAAGAATATGTGATTGATAGCAAAACAACCAATGCAAATATGTGGCAAGATGAGATTCTATCAATCCCTATGGGTGAGCATTTAATTGATGAAGAAGTGCAATTTGTAATAGAGGCAATTAAGGAATTTGTATAG
- the cysC gene encoding adenylyl-sulfate kinase — translation MCVVDKDGRGLVIWLCGLAGSGKSTIGRALSQKLREKIPNVVYLDGDELRDLLGAYGYDREGRIEVALKRSKFAHFLSSQGQVVVVTTISLFDEIYQYNRETLKNYLEVYVKCDLEELKRRDQKGLYSKALNGEIRDVVGIDIAYDNPNADVVIENSEQNNLDKKLDEILKRVTI, via the coding sequence ATGTGTGTTGTGGATAAAGATGGGCGTGGGCTTGTAATATGGCTATGTGGCTTAGCTGGAAGTGGTAAAAGCACGATAGGTAGGGCTTTGAGCCAAAAATTAAGAGAAAAGATTCCAAATGTAGTGTATTTAGATGGTGATGAGTTAAGAGACTTGCTTGGAGCTTATGGATATGATAGAGAAGGAAGGATTGAAGTAGCACTCAAACGCTCGAAATTTGCACATTTTCTAAGCTCTCAAGGGCAGGTTGTTGTGGTTACTACTATTTCTTTGTTTGATGAGATTTATCAATATAATAGAGAGACTTTGAAAAATTACCTTGAAGTGTATGTAAAATGTGATTTAGAAGAGTTAAAAAGACGCGATCAAAAGGGGCTATATAGTAAGGCATTAAATGGAGAGATAAGAGATGTAGTAGGAATTGATATAGCATATGATAATCCAAATGCAGATGTAGTTATAGAAAATAGTGAGCAAAATAATTTGGATAAAAAATTAGATGAAATTTTAAAGAGAGTAACAATTTAG
- a CDS encoding acyltransferase codes for MGSGVKIMEPCNLYGCSLGDNVFVGPFVEIQSGVNIGANTRVQSHSFICELVNIGESCFIAHGVMFINDIFDSGGPAYGDKSLWKNTSIGNNVSIGSNATILPVSICDGVVIGAGSVVTKDITKKGIYAGNPARMIREL; via the coding sequence ATGGGTAGTGGTGTAAAAATTATGGAGCCTTGTAATTTGTATGGTTGTTCTTTGGGTGATAATGTGTTTGTGGGACCTTTTGTGGAGATTCAGAGTGGTGTGAATATTGGTGCAAATACAAGAGTGCAAAGTCATAGTTTTATATGTGAGTTGGTAAATATTGGAGAATCTTGCTTTATAGCACATGGTGTTATGTTTATAAATGATATTTTTGATAGTGGTGGTCCTGCATATGGCGATAAGAGTTTATGGAAAAATACGAGCATAGGCAATAATGTGAGCATTGGTTCAAATGCAACAATTTTGCCTGTTAGTATTTGTGATGGAGTTGTTATAGGTGCTGGAAGTGTGGTTACAAAGGATATTACAAAAAAGGGAATCTATGCTGGTAATCCTGCAAGAATGATAAGGGAGCTTTAA
- a CDS encoding formyltransferase family protein, whose protein sequence is MKKIVFLGTKNIGRICLEDLYFRQESLGVSLVAVLAGQRGETIVEFCKEKNIKLLDCLDDLHTLGADILFSVQYDEILKESHIKSIKEMAFNLHLAPLPEYRGCNQFSFAIMNEDKEFGVTLHKLDCGIDSGDIVFEKRFPIPQDCFVDELLELANSHGVELFCKNLENMIYGRYMLKSQSTIEAKKEFHLRSEIESLKHIKLEILCGGGGQIN, encoded by the coding sequence ATGAAGAAGATTGTATTTTTAGGCACAAAAAATATAGGAAGAATTTGCTTGGAAGATTTGTATTTTAGACAAGAATCTTTAGGGGTTAGCCTTGTGGCAGTATTGGCTGGACAGAGGGGAGAGACAATAGTAGAATTTTGCAAAGAGAAAAATATAAAGCTTTTAGATTGTTTAGATGATTTGCATACTTTAGGGGCTGATATTTTATTTTCTGTGCAATATGATGAAATATTAAAAGAATCTCATATAAAAAGCATAAAAGAAATGGCATTTAATTTACACTTAGCACCATTGCCTGAATATAGGGGCTGCAACCAGTTTTCTTTTGCAATTATGAATGAGGATAAAGAGTTTGGAGTAACCTTGCATAAGCTTGATTGTGGGATTGATAGTGGAGATATTGTCTTTGAAAAAAGATTTCCTATTCCACAAGATTGTTTTGTAGATGAGCTTTTAGAGTTAGCAAATTCTCATGGAGTAGAATTGTTTTGTAAAAATTTAGAAAATATGATTTATGGTAGATATATGTTAAAGTCTCAAAGCACTATTGAAGCTAAAAAAGAATTTCATCTAAGAAGTGAAATTGAAAGCTTAAAGCACATTAAGCTAGAGATTCTCTGCGGGGGGGGGGGGCAAATTAATTGA